CCAGCGGGTGATGTCCACGTAATGCGCTTCGTCAGCGGGCGAATACGCGACGACGTCGTTCACGAGGACGCGCAGCACGGCGCCGATGACGAGCAGCGCCAGCACGAGCCGCCGGTGCGGCGTTACCAGTTTTCCGAGCGTCTCGAGCATGCTGGCCTAGACCCGCTTTTCTTTTCCAGACGTACCGCATCTTGACAAGCATCGTGCGGAAAGGTTCTCCTGTTCTGTATGCGAGTTGGTCGCACGGCAATTCGAGCGCTCATGGTCGCTGCGGCGACGTTCGTCGCAAGGCCGCTCGTCGCGCAAGATGTGTCCGCAACGGGAGCGCTGGAACGTTTCCAACCTTCGGTGCCAGGTGACGGACTTTTCGGAGTGCCTTCGCCGTCGGTGGGAGGTCATCTCATTCCGCGGGGCCGGGCGGTCGTCGATTTCGCGTTGAACCCGCTTTCGATTCAAGACGGGTCGACGCGCACGTCGATCGTTGCACAACAGACGTACTTGCACCTGGCTGCATCGCTTCCGCTTTTCGATCGGGTGCTCGTTTCGTTCGACATGCCGTTTGCGCTGGCGCAATCGGGCGACAGTCCCACGGTCGCGGGCGTCGCGTTTCCATCACCGAGCGGCGCGGACGTGGGCGATTTGCGTCTCGGCGGGCGCGTGCGGATATTCGGCGAAGACGCGAATCAATTCCAGATTGCCGGTGGCGTGTATTTCTACGTGCCGACGGGTCCGAATGGATCGTACGCGGGCGATGGTGCGGTGCGCGGCGAGCCGCACGTGATCATGGGTGGTCGTGTAAAACAATTTTTTTACAGCGTATCGCTTGGGACGACGTTGCGAGCTTCGCAGAGGCCGAGCTCGTTCGATGTGCGAGCGGGTGCGGCCATTGTCTTGAAAGATGGATTCATTCAGGCGGGCCCGGAGTTTTCGCTATCCGCGCCATTTTCCGATCAAGTGCTGCTCGATAACGACACGACGCGCATTTTTGCGGCTTCGCCGGTGTCTGCCGAGCTTTTGCTTGGCGTCAAGGTTCGTCCGATTCCATTTTTGGTCATTGGTGTCGGTGGTGGACCAGGTTTGACGAATGGTTGGGGGACGCCTGCGGGGTTCGTCGTTGGCAGTGTCGGGTACGAGCCGCTTGCTCCGCCGCCCAAGAAACCCGAGGCCGATACCGACAAAGACGGCATTTTCGACAAGGATGACCATTGTCCGACGGTTCGGGGCATCAAGCACGAAAACCCCAAAAAGAATGGTTGTCCCGCGGATGCGGACGACGACACCATTTTGGATGTCGACGATGCTTGTCCGAAAGAGCCGGGCAAGCCGAACAGCGATCCGAAGAAAAATGGTTGCCCGCCGGATCAGGATGGCGACGGAATCATTGATAAAAATGACGCGTGCCCCGAGGTTGCGGGCGTGAAGAACGACGATCCGAAAAAGAATGGCTGTCCGCCGGACGAAGACGGCGATTCGATTGTGGACGCCAAAGATGCGTGTCCGAAGGTGCCGGGTATCGAGCACGAGGATCCCCAAAAGAATGGTTGCCCATCGGATCGCGATGGTGATGGCATTCCCGACGCCGAAGATGCGTGTCCGGACCAAAAAGGCAGCAGTGACGAGGACAAGTCGAAGCACGGTTGTCCGCACGTCACGGTCACGAAGACGGAGATCGTCATTTCGCGCCAAGTTCAATTCAAGTTCGGTCAATCGGCGCTCGCGCATACGGTCGACCCGGTATCGGACGATTTGCTCACGGAGGTTCGTGATGCAATCGTTGATCACCCGGAAATCGAGCAAATTGAAGTTCAGGGGCACACGGACAACGTGGGCAAGGACGAAATCAACAGGGCATTGTCGCAAGAACGTGCCGATGCCGTGCGCCGGTGGCTCGTGCAGCGAGGTATTCCGGCGGCGAAGCTTTTGGCGAAGGGGTATGGGAGCACGCGGCCCATTGCGACGAACGACACGGAGGAAGGTCGTCAGCAG
This genomic window from Polyangiaceae bacterium contains:
- a CDS encoding OmpA family protein, translated to MRVGRTAIRALMVAAATFVARPLVAQDVSATGALERFQPSVPGDGLFGVPSPSVGGHLIPRGRAVVDFALNPLSIQDGSTRTSIVAQQTYLHLAASLPLFDRVLVSFDMPFALAQSGDSPTVAGVAFPSPSGADVGDLRLGGRVRIFGEDANQFQIAGGVYFYVPTGPNGSYAGDGAVRGEPHVIMGGRVKQFFYSVSLGTTLRASQRPSSFDVRAGAAIVLKDGFIQAGPEFSLSAPFSDQVLLDNDTTRIFAASPVSAELLLGVKVRPIPFLVIGVGGGPGLTNGWGTPAGFVVGSVGYEPLAPPPKKPEADTDKDGIFDKDDHCPTVRGIKHENPKKNGCPADADDDTILDVDDACPKEPGKPNSDPKKNGCPPDQDGDGIIDKNDACPEVAGVKNDDPKKNGCPPDEDGDSIVDAKDACPKVPGIEHEDPQKNGCPSDRDGDGIPDAEDACPDQKGSSDEDKSKHGCPHVTVTKTEIVISRQVQFKFGQSALAHTVDPVSDDLLTEVRDAIVDHPEIEQIEVQGHTDNVGKDEINRALSQERADAVRRWLVQRGIPAAKLLAKGYGSTRPIATNDTEEGRQQNRRVQFLIVPASGDKKKKP